Proteins encoded together in one Temnothorax longispinosus isolate EJ_2023e chromosome 5, Tlon_JGU_v1, whole genome shotgun sequence window:
- the LOC139813312 gene encoding uncharacterized protein isoform X2, producing MGKFLAELFIIGFMLGTCIAYFVVVGDLGPQIICKMMSKNPADIRTSLLIFTGVFIILPLGLLRNIDSLSSICTATIVFYVCLVLKIMGESTLHIFVGDWFDSVNYWRPAGILQCLPIFSMALFCQTQLFEIYETIPNVSLEKMNDVVRGALNICTLVYMCVGLFGYIAFCTQPFTGNILLSFEPSITSELIKLGFVFSVAFSFPLVIFPCRASLNSLLFRRVYTHESSVNYLPESRFRCLTIVIVSISMTIGILVPNIEFVLGIVGSTIGVMICLIFPTVFFISISSKNTNERLVAQGILIVGVWIMILGTYANLYAMEESTYTKLAMTNKPLVQINNLPLNIIKNDINDIVPDIPNSLELIPRAKDKINQLPEINILDKTELKVKDVRQEPPIPVERLIASEKPNIEKPDKIAVGSLVPEIKDIVETIKNDNLNAQSQVATNTDVKINVKIEESVTLKAEEKIKIIEEKEQSIDLQKNDNLINLDAIKKEESELAADGDIANARAAERHEQLRKTLEKHKLEQRQMMQEQKEILKDIKEQKQEFEREKQRMAKGEILKKNEKVQIDMKENVLPEIRSNMGENDKKAVENNEIIIEKNDKNVLKEKEWSNVDKVKLDEKQQPRDENNVNVVVEDSKKKLDVFHEISQNKNVEESQKISENAADKLPIKEAIVDRETPEKSLQKEKQDETKVERIEFNDSKNMKGPILNVLSKGILPRSVMEEGLAKENDNRQAKEEKREVLTNDVANASDKLQEKYDDKYSVPVALKMTNQSKLDKVIVPSLNKSEPEVLAIRRDILENNEREKRDVDGEISANDTKINGERLTEKSKSLVKDVEDADSETCSKLQESSKKSEAVKESERRITKPSTTEVPLINTNLYLSEQRITKTISMDQHAALDSEYAGMKQEDSKVLSPMDKTEI from the exons TCTGTCCAGCATTTGCACCGCTACTATTGTCTTCTATGTCTGTCTTGTGTTAAAG ATTATGGGCGAATCGAccttacatatttttgtaggaGATTGGTTTGACAGTGTTAATTATTGGAGACCAGCGGGTATCCTCCAGTGCCTGCCGATATTTTCCATGGCCCTTTTCTGTCAAACACAGCTGTTTGAAATATACGAAACCATTCCAAATGTATCCTTAGAGAAGATGAACGACGTTGTACGAGGagcattaaatatatgtacgcTTGTATATATGTGCGTTGGTTTGTTTGGTTACATTGCATTTTGTACCCAACCGTTCACAG gaaatattttactgagtTTCGAACCTAGCATAACATCAGAATTGATTAAACTGGGATTCGTGTTTTCGGTCGCATTTAGTTTCCCTCTAGTCATATTTCCATGTCGTGCGAGCTtgaattctcttttatttcgcCGG GTGTACACCCACGAATCGTCCGTCAATTATTTGCCAGAGTCCAGGTTTCGATGCTTAACCATCGTGATAGTCAGCATTTCTATGACCATTGGTATTTTAGTACCGAACATAGAATTCGTTCTTGGTATCGTGGGATCGACGATTGGCGTAATGATCTGTTTGATATTCCCGACAGTGTTCTTTATATCTATAAGCAGCAAGAATACAAATGAAAGACTAGTAGCGCAG GGCATTTTAATCGTCGGCGTTTGGATCATGATCCTCGGTACGTACGCCAATTTGTACGCTATGGAGGAGTCCACGTACACAAAATTAGCGATGACCAATAAGCCGCTCGTtcaaatcaataatttaccattaaacataattaaaaatgatataaatgatATCGTTCCCGATATTCCCAACAGTTTGGAACTTATTCCCAGAGCAAAAG ACAAAATTAATCAACTGCCTGAGATAAATATTCTGGATAAAACAGAGCTGAAAGTGAAAGACGTTCGACAAGAGCCGCCAATACCCGTAGAACGTTTGATCGCCAGCGAAAAGCCAAATATCGAGAAACCTGATAAAATAGCAGTAGGCTCTCTTGTGccagaaataaaagatatagttgaaacgataaaaaacgataatttaAACGCGCAATCGCAAGTTGCCACAAATACTGATGTTAAAATCAATGTTAAAATCGAAGAATCTGTTACTTTGAAAGCGGAGGAGAAGATAAAGATAATCGAGGAGAAGGAGCAATCGATAGACTTGCAGAAGAACGACaatcttattaatttagatGCCATAAAGAAGGAGGAGTCAGAATTGGCGGCTGACGGAGACATCGCTAATGCCAGAGCTGCGGAACGACACGAGCAGCTCAGAAAAACACTGGAGAAGCATAAATTGGAGCAACGTCAGATGATGCAGGAGCAAAAGGAAATTCTGAAGGATATCAAGGAACAAAAGCAAGAATTCGAGAGGGAGAAGCAAAGAATGGCGAAGGGCGAGATactaaaaaagaatgaaaaggTACAAATTGACATGAAGGAGAACGTTTTACCAGAGATCAGGAGCAACATGGgagaaaacgataaaaaagcTGTGGAAAATAACGAgattattatcgaaaaaaatgataaaaacgttttgaaagaaaaagagtggAGTAACGTAGATAAGGTAAAATTAGATGAAAAGCAGCAGCCTCGAGACGAGAATAATGTAAACGTCGTGGTTGAAGATagcaagaaaaaattagatgTGTTTCACGAAATTTCTCAAAACAAGAATGTAGAAGAATCACagaaaatatcagaaaacGCAGCAGATAAACTCCCTATCAAAGAGGCAATTGTCGACCGTGAAACACCGGAGAAATCATTACAGAAGGAAAAGCAAGACGAGACAAAAGTAGAAAGAATAGAATTTAATGATTCCAAAAATATGAAGGGTCCTATCTTGAACGTTTTATCGAAAGGAATTCTACCAAGATCTGTTATGGAAGAGGGACTTGCTAAAGAGAATGACAATCGTCAGGCaaaggaagagaaaagagaggtCCTTACGAATGACGTTGCGAACGCGTCGGATAAATTGCAAGAGAAGTACGACGATAAGTACTCTGTACCCGTAGCATTAAAAATGACGAATCAATCAAAATTAGACAAGGTAATAGTTCCATCATTGAATAAAAGCGAACCTGAAGTTCTCGCTATACGTCGAGATATTTTAGAGAATAACGAACGCGAGAAGAGAGACGTCGACGGAGAAATAAGTGCGAACGACACGAAGATCAACGGCGAGCGTTTAACCGAGAAATCTAAATCTCTTGTTAAAGATGTCGAAGATGCGGACAGCGAGACCTGTTCGAAATTGCAGGAAAGTTCAAAGAAATCAGAGGCAGTGAAGGAATCCGAGAGAAGAATAACTAAACCGAGTACAACTGAAGTGCCTCTGATTAACACAAATCTCTATTTGTCCGAGCAGAGAATAACAAAGACGATATCTATGGATCAGCATGCTGCTCTAGATTCGGAGTACGCGGGTATGAAACAAGAAGATTCGAAAGTTCTTAGTCCTATGGATAAAACTGAGATATAA
- the Bys gene encoding bystin, with translation MGKAKKIKVSKGETKEQKIGLAEQIELEKAVKVKNRQKVRHRADDKEEYVAPSLTKKILSQARQQQLEIEDEIGPSDSKRARKPVKFNSGLSDEDQSSGDEEPVEDVYYYENIEIDEDDERALQMFMSKDPAPTRTLADIIMEKLTEKKTEIDTQFSDAGAIQMQDLDPRVKAMYEGVRDVLAKYRSGKLPKAFKIVPTLRNWEQILYITDPPKWSAAAMYQATRIFASNLKDKMAQRFYNLVLLPRIRDDLAEYKRLNFHLYQALRKALFKPAGFMKGLLLPLLESGTCTLREAVIVGSVIAKNSIPILHSSAAILKIAEMDYTGANSIFLRIFLDKKYALPYRVVDGVVFHFLRFERDRRELPVLWHQAFLTFVQRYKSDISSEQKEALLGLLRKQSHHSITPEIRRELQYAKCRDAEITEPKPEPMDIKDT, from the exons ATGGGTAAAGCGAAGAAAATCAAGGTGTCTAAAGGTGAAActaaagaacaaaaaataggTTTGGCAGAGCAAATAGAACTTGAGAAAGCAGTGAAGGTGAAAAACAGGCAGAAAGTTAGGCACCGGGCCGATGACAAAGAAGAG TATGTGGCGCCAAGTCTGACGAAGAAGATCTTGTCGCAAGCCAGGCAACAGCAGCTGGAGATCGAAGATGAGATTGGCCCTAGCGATTCCAAGCGCGCGAGGAAACCGGTCAAATTCAACTCTGGTCTGAGCGACGAGGATCAATCCAGTGGCGATGAGGAGCCGGTGGAGgatgtatattattatgagaACATCGAGATCGATGAAGACGATGAACGGGCGTTGCAGATGTTCATGTCGAAGGACCCAGCGCCGACGAGGACGCTGGCCGACATAATAATGGAAAAACTGACGGAGAAAAAGACCGAGATTGACACGCAATTCTCTGACGCCGGGGCTATTCAAATGCAGGATCTGGATCCGCGGGTGAAGGCGATGTACGAGGGTGTCCGAGACGTCCTGGCCAAGTATCGTAGCGGCAAACTGCCGAAAGCCTTCAAGATCGTGCCTACCTTGAGGAACTGGGAGCAAATATTGTACATTACAGATCCACCTAAGTGGTCTGCCGCCGCCATGTATCAGGCGACAAGGATATTCGCTTCGAACTTGAAGGACAAAATGGCCCAGAGGTTCTACAACCTGGTCCTGTTACCACGCATCAGGGACGATCTGGCGGAATACAAAAGGCTGAATTTCCATTTGTACCAGGCGCTGAGGAAAGCGCTGTTCAAGCCGGCCGGATTTATGAAGGGACTCCTCCTGCCGCTCTTGGAATCGGGAACATGCACGCTCAGGGAGGCTGTTATCGTCGGATCTGTAATCGCGAAGAACTCGATACCGATTTTACATTCCTCGGCGGCTATATTGAAAATCGCCGAGATGGATTACACGGGTGCCAACAGCATTTTTCTCAGGATATTTTTGGATAAGAAATATGCGCTTCCCTACAGAGTAGTGGACGGAGTAGTATTTCACTTTCTTag GTTCGAAAGAGACAGGAGAGAGTTGCCAGTGCTATGGCATCAGGCCTTCTTGACTTTCGTGCAACGATACAAGAGCGATATCAGTTCTGAGCAAAAGGAGGCCTTGCTGGGACTACTGAGGAAACAGTCGCACCATTCGATCACTCCCGAAATCAGAAGAGAGTTACAATACGCGAAATGTAGAGACGCAGAAATTACAGAACCTAAACCAGAACCAATGGATATTAAAGACACGTAA